In Ursus arctos isolate Adak ecotype North America unplaced genomic scaffold, UrsArc2.0 scaffold_3, whole genome shotgun sequence, one DNA window encodes the following:
- the MTERF1 gene encoding transcription termination factor 1, mitochondrial isoform X3 yields MAPRNFLCMRNNFLFGSRCWMIRFSAEILLKSVSFRLFSVKCGNADSKSSENEELLNNLLTMGVDVDMARKRQPGVFNRMGTKEQDLKMFLLSKGASKEVVASIISRYPRAITRTHESLSKRWDLWRKIMTSDLEIVNILERSPESFFRSNNNLNLENNIKFLSSVGLTHKCLCRLLTNAPRTFSNSLDLNKQMIEFLQEVCLSLGHNKPRDFVKKIILKNPFILIQSTKRVKTNIEFLQSTFNLDNEKLLVLLCGPGAKILDLSNDYVNRNYTNIKEKLFSLGCTEEEIHKFILRYPDVIFLGEKKFNDKIDCLKEETFSISQIIENPRILDTSINTLKSRIKELVNAGYNFSTSNIALLSWSQKRYKAKLKKLNIE; encoded by the coding sequence ATGGCACCAAGAAACTTCTTGTGTATGAGGAATAACTTTCTCTTTGGTTCAAGATGTTGGATGATCCGATTTTCAGCAGAAATCCTGCTTAAATCAGTTTCATTTAGGCTTTTTAGTGTGAAGTGTGGTAATGCAGACAGCAAGTCTTCGGAGAATGAAGAATTACTGAATAACTTACTTACGATGGGAGTAGATGTTGACATGGCGAGAAAACGACAGCCTGGAGTTTTTAATAGGATGGGAACTAAAGAGCAGGACCTGAAGATGTTCCTTCTATCCAAAGGAGCTAGCAAAGAAGTGGTTGCTAGCATTATATCAAGATATCCACGAGCCATAACACGCACACATGAAAGTCTTTCAAAACGGTGGGatctgtggagaaaaataatgaCATCAGACCTTGAAATTGTAAATATCTTGGAACGTTCTCCTGAATCTTTTTTTCGGTCCAATAATAACCTAAACTTAGAGAATAATATAAAGTTCCTCTCTTCAGTCGGATTGACCCATAAATGCCTTTGCCGATTATTGACCAATGCCCCACGTACCTTCTCCAACAGTCTAGATCTGAATAAACAGATGATTGAATTTTTGCAAGAAGTCTGTTTGTCTTTGGGTCACAATAAGCCCAGAGATTTTGttaagaagataattttaaaaaaccctttcaTCTTAATTCAGAGTACCAAACGGGTAAAAACTAACATTGAGTTTTTACAGTCAACTTTCAACTTGGACAATGAGAAGCTGCTTGTTCTTCTCTGTGGTCCAGGAGCTAAAATTCTAGACCTTTCCAATGACTATGTCAACAGAAACTACACAAATATTAAAGAGAAGTTGTTTTCTCTTGGGTGTACTGAAGAAGAGATACACAAGTTTATCTTACGCTATCCAGATGTGATCTTCTTGGGAGAGAAAAAGTTTAATGATAAAATAGACTGCCTCAAAGAAGAAACATTTAGCATATCACAAATAATTGAAAATCCTCGGATTTTGGATACAAGCATAAATACTTTAAAGAGTCGAATCAAAGAATTGGTAAATGCTGGCTATAACTTCAGTACATCAAACATTGCTCTTTTATCTTGGAGTCAGAAAAGATACAAAGCTAAAttgaaaaagttaaacattgaataG
- the MTERF1 gene encoding transcription termination factor 1, mitochondrial isoform X2 → MQHPLSLRQTSIPKGLGYLTIMAPRNFLCMRNNFLFGSRCWMIRFSAEILLKSVSFRLFSVKCGNADSKSSENEELLNNLLTMGVDVDMARKRQPGVFNRMGTKEQDLKMFLLSKGASKEVVASIISRYPRAITRTHESLSKRWDLWRKIMTSDLEIVNILERSPESFFRSNNNLNLENNIKFLSSVGLTHKCLCRLLTNAPRTFSNSLDLNKQMIEFLQEVCLSLGHNKPRDFVKKIILKNPFILIQSTKRVKTNIEFLQSTFNLDNEKLLVLLCGPGAKILDLSNDYVNRNYTNIKEKLFSLGCTEEEIHKFILRYPDVIFLGEKKFNDKIDCLKEETFSISQIIENPRILDTSINTLKSRIKELVNAGYNFSTSNIALLSWSQKRYKAKLKKLNIE, encoded by the coding sequence CATTCCAAAAGGTTTGGGATACCTGACCATTATGGCACCAAGAAACTTCTTGTGTATGAGGAATAACTTTCTCTTTGGTTCAAGATGTTGGATGATCCGATTTTCAGCAGAAATCCTGCTTAAATCAGTTTCATTTAGGCTTTTTAGTGTGAAGTGTGGTAATGCAGACAGCAAGTCTTCGGAGAATGAAGAATTACTGAATAACTTACTTACGATGGGAGTAGATGTTGACATGGCGAGAAAACGACAGCCTGGAGTTTTTAATAGGATGGGAACTAAAGAGCAGGACCTGAAGATGTTCCTTCTATCCAAAGGAGCTAGCAAAGAAGTGGTTGCTAGCATTATATCAAGATATCCACGAGCCATAACACGCACACATGAAAGTCTTTCAAAACGGTGGGatctgtggagaaaaataatgaCATCAGACCTTGAAATTGTAAATATCTTGGAACGTTCTCCTGAATCTTTTTTTCGGTCCAATAATAACCTAAACTTAGAGAATAATATAAAGTTCCTCTCTTCAGTCGGATTGACCCATAAATGCCTTTGCCGATTATTGACCAATGCCCCACGTACCTTCTCCAACAGTCTAGATCTGAATAAACAGATGATTGAATTTTTGCAAGAAGTCTGTTTGTCTTTGGGTCACAATAAGCCCAGAGATTTTGttaagaagataattttaaaaaaccctttcaTCTTAATTCAGAGTACCAAACGGGTAAAAACTAACATTGAGTTTTTACAGTCAACTTTCAACTTGGACAATGAGAAGCTGCTTGTTCTTCTCTGTGGTCCAGGAGCTAAAATTCTAGACCTTTCCAATGACTATGTCAACAGAAACTACACAAATATTAAAGAGAAGTTGTTTTCTCTTGGGTGTACTGAAGAAGAGATACACAAGTTTATCTTACGCTATCCAGATGTGATCTTCTTGGGAGAGAAAAAGTTTAATGATAAAATAGACTGCCTCAAAGAAGAAACATTTAGCATATCACAAATAATTGAAAATCCTCGGATTTTGGATACAAGCATAAATACTTTAAAGAGTCGAATCAAAGAATTGGTAAATGCTGGCTATAACTTCAGTACATCAAACATTGCTCTTTTATCTTGGAGTCAGAAAAGATACAAAGCTAAAttgaaaaagttaaacattgaataG
- the MTERF1 gene encoding transcription termination factor 1, mitochondrial isoform X1 — protein MVLNSLSTVVFENFLHFLTCSPTDSSIPKGLGYLTIMAPRNFLCMRNNFLFGSRCWMIRFSAEILLKSVSFRLFSVKCGNADSKSSENEELLNNLLTMGVDVDMARKRQPGVFNRMGTKEQDLKMFLLSKGASKEVVASIISRYPRAITRTHESLSKRWDLWRKIMTSDLEIVNILERSPESFFRSNNNLNLENNIKFLSSVGLTHKCLCRLLTNAPRTFSNSLDLNKQMIEFLQEVCLSLGHNKPRDFVKKIILKNPFILIQSTKRVKTNIEFLQSTFNLDNEKLLVLLCGPGAKILDLSNDYVNRNYTNIKEKLFSLGCTEEEIHKFILRYPDVIFLGEKKFNDKIDCLKEETFSISQIIENPRILDTSINTLKSRIKELVNAGYNFSTSNIALLSWSQKRYKAKLKKLNIE, from the coding sequence CATTCCAAAAGGTTTGGGATACCTGACCATTATGGCACCAAGAAACTTCTTGTGTATGAGGAATAACTTTCTCTTTGGTTCAAGATGTTGGATGATCCGATTTTCAGCAGAAATCCTGCTTAAATCAGTTTCATTTAGGCTTTTTAGTGTGAAGTGTGGTAATGCAGACAGCAAGTCTTCGGAGAATGAAGAATTACTGAATAACTTACTTACGATGGGAGTAGATGTTGACATGGCGAGAAAACGACAGCCTGGAGTTTTTAATAGGATGGGAACTAAAGAGCAGGACCTGAAGATGTTCCTTCTATCCAAAGGAGCTAGCAAAGAAGTGGTTGCTAGCATTATATCAAGATATCCACGAGCCATAACACGCACACATGAAAGTCTTTCAAAACGGTGGGatctgtggagaaaaataatgaCATCAGACCTTGAAATTGTAAATATCTTGGAACGTTCTCCTGAATCTTTTTTTCGGTCCAATAATAACCTAAACTTAGAGAATAATATAAAGTTCCTCTCTTCAGTCGGATTGACCCATAAATGCCTTTGCCGATTATTGACCAATGCCCCACGTACCTTCTCCAACAGTCTAGATCTGAATAAACAGATGATTGAATTTTTGCAAGAAGTCTGTTTGTCTTTGGGTCACAATAAGCCCAGAGATTTTGttaagaagataattttaaaaaaccctttcaTCTTAATTCAGAGTACCAAACGGGTAAAAACTAACATTGAGTTTTTACAGTCAACTTTCAACTTGGACAATGAGAAGCTGCTTGTTCTTCTCTGTGGTCCAGGAGCTAAAATTCTAGACCTTTCCAATGACTATGTCAACAGAAACTACACAAATATTAAAGAGAAGTTGTTTTCTCTTGGGTGTACTGAAGAAGAGATACACAAGTTTATCTTACGCTATCCAGATGTGATCTTCTTGGGAGAGAAAAAGTTTAATGATAAAATAGACTGCCTCAAAGAAGAAACATTTAGCATATCACAAATAATTGAAAATCCTCGGATTTTGGATACAAGCATAAATACTTTAAAGAGTCGAATCAAAGAATTGGTAAATGCTGGCTATAACTTCAGTACATCAAACATTGCTCTTTTATCTTGGAGTCAGAAAAGATACAAAGCTAAAttgaaaaagttaaacattgaataG